Sequence from the Terriglobales bacterium genome:
CAACTTAAGAGTGACAGCAACGGCCTGGCCGAAAGCGCGATCCAGGACCCCAAGCTGGAAAATACATGGATTCTGGCACAGAACGGCAATGATGTCGCTATTGTTGCGCCCTATTCGCTCAACATGAGCAGCAATACCGGCCGCGACTGGACCGGGTTCGTTTACACCGATCGTCCGGTATATCGTCCTGGACACACGGTCCATCTCAAGGGAATTTTGCGCAATCTCACCGGTGACAGATACAAGGTCCCGGCAGGCACGCCTGTGCAGGTCACGGTGACTGATCCCACCAGTAAGACTGTCTTCCAGAAAAGCCTCACGCTCTCACCCATGGGCACCGTGCATGCCGATTTCGATATTTCTCCCGGCGCGGCGTTGGGGTATTACTCCATTTCTATTTCTCCTCCTACCAACGAGGGCGGAGCCAACGGCTCATTCGACGTGGAGGAGTACAAAAAACCTGAATACCAGGTGAAGGTGAATCCAGAAAAGCCGCTGGTATTGCAAGGCGATCCGATCAACGCAACCATTGATTCCCGCTACTACTTTGGGGAACCTGTCGCCAACGCCAAAGTGACATATGTCGTACATGTCTCCGATTACTGGTCGCCTTACTTCGATCAGGATGAAGAAGGTATGCCGCAAGCCGATGAAGAAGGTGGTGGTGGAGAAGAAGGGGGAGGAGATCAAGGCGACTATTACGCAGGCGAGCAGGCTTCGGAGGAAACCGGACAGCTTGATGCTAACGGCCAGTTGAAGATCACCATTCCCACCAAGGTTACAAAGCGTAAGAACGATGTGCGCTATCGCATTGAAGCCCGCGTTATGGATGCCAGCAACCGCGAGATTTCAGGGTTCAGCTATGTATTGGTTCCTTATGGCAGCTTCCAGGTGGGAGTGAGCGCGCAAAGCTACTTCTACCGCCTGGGCGACAGGGCGCAATTCAACGTACAGGCGCGCGACTACAACGGCAAACCGGTGCAGACACCGGTGCACGTTGAAATCTCTAAATACGACTGGCGTGCTGAAGAACACAAATATAAACCTATCCAGTCCAACGACAGCCAGACCGACGCCAATGGGCTGGCCAACGTCAGCTTCAAGATCCCCAGTGCCGGCGACTTCGCCGTTCGGGTCACGGCCAAAACGCCAGAAAACCGCGAGGTGAGCGGCGAAACCTGGGTTTGGATTGAAGGCCAAGGCAGCGACTGGTATGGCGGCGAGACACGCGAGATCAAAATCATTCCTGACAAGAAATCTTACAGCGTGGGCGATACCGCCAAGCTCATGCTGATGACCGGCGTTTCCGATGCGCACATTCTGATCACGACAGAAGGCCACAGCATTCAGTCGCACCAGATTGTCACGGCCCACGGGCCCACAGTGAATGTCGAGATTCCAATTACGGCTGACTGCCAGCCCAATATTTTTGTTGGCGCAGTTTTTGTGCGTGACGATCAGCTCTATCAGGCCAGCAAGAATGTGAAGGTGCCCGCGGTCCAGCAGAAGCTGGATATTCAGATTCAGCCGTCCAAGCCGCAATTCCAGCCGGGCGAAAACGCCAGTTACTCCATTACCGTCAAAGATTCAAAAGGCAATCCGGTTGCCGGTGAGTTTAGCGTCGGAGTGGTGGATGAAGCAATTTACGCGATTCGTCCTGATACCACTGACATTGTGAATGCTTTCTACGGTAGCCGCTGGACCGAGGTGCAGACTGAGTCATCCTTGGGCTTCTACTTCCACGGCGAGGCAGGCAAGAGAGAGATGCCGATTGCCGGGCTCGGTCGAGCGTATCGCTCGCTGGCGCAGTTGAAGCCAGCCAATGAGACGCTGGTGCAACCCAAAATCCGCAAGGCGTTTCCCGATACGGCACTCTGGGTTGCCGAGGTGAAGACCGACGCCAGCGGTCATGCCCAGACCAACGTGGCATTCCCCGACTCGCTCACCACATGGAGGGCCACGGTACGCGGCGTCACCAGCGATACCAAAGTGGGCAGCGCAGTGCAGCGCGTGATCGTACGCAAGAACCTGATGGTGCGGCTTGCTGTGCCCCGCTTCTTCCGCCAGGGCGATGAGGTTGTGGTGTCGGCGATTGTCCATAATTATTTGGAAGACACCAAGACCGTGCATGTCTCGCTGGATGTAACTGGACTCGATGTCTTGCAGGGTGCGACCACAGAGGTCACAGTCCCGAGCAAAGGCGAGGCCAAAGTTGATTGGCGCGTTAAAGCTCAGAACGTTCGCCAGGCCACGCTGATAACCAAGGCGCTGACCAACGAAGAGTCTGATGCCATGCAACTCGATCTTCCGGTTGTGCCCTTTGGCGTGAAGATGGCGGATGCCAAATCCGGATCGGTCGTCAGTGCTTCGGGCCAGCAGGATGTCACCATCAACTTCCCGGCGGGTACGGAGCTTTCTTCGCACTCGCTCGACCTGAGCGTTACACCGTCAGTCGCGGGAACCATCTTTGGTGCGCTCGACTATCTGACGGCGTATCCGTACGGTTGCACCGAGCAGACCATGTCCAGCTTCCTGCCCAACATTGTTGTGGCCAAGGCTTCGCAAGATCTCGGACTCAAGTCAACCATCAATCAGGGTGAATTACAGCAGAAGATCCGCGCCGGTATGGACCGCCTCTATGACTTCCAGCACGATGACGGCGGTTGGGGATGGTGGAAGGACGACGAAAGCGCCGTGTTCATGACGGCGTACGTGGTCTCTGGTCTCAGCCAGGCGCAGGCTGCCGGTTATGACGTGAAAGACGGAGTCATATCGCGCGGCCAGGATTGGCTGAAAGGCTCGCTCAAGAAGTATCCCAACATGCGCACTGACCTGCGTGCTTACGTTGCTTACGCCCTGACGCAGAGCGGCAGCAAAGACACTGATCTGTTGAATACCATCTGGGACAGCAGAGGCAAAGCCTCAGCCCAAGGCCTGGCGATTACCGGATTGACACTGCAAATTGCCGGTGATGCCCGCGCCAAGGACGTTGCCGAGGACTTGGAAAAGCAGGCCAAGAGCAGCGACGTGGAAGCGTGGTGGGATAACTCCTTCGACTACCTGATGGAGTATGAAATTGATGATTCACCCGAAACCACAGCCTATGCCGTCAAGCTGCTGAGTTTGGTGAAGCCGCAAAGCCCGCTGCTGTCCAAGGCTGCTTTCTGGCTGGCCACGCACCGCGATGACGGATATTTCTGGTTCAGCACGAAACAAACCGCCATGGTGGTCTATGGACTCACTGATTACCTGAAAGCCAGCCGCGAACTGAACGCTGACTTTACGGTGCAAGTTTCCGTCAATGACAAGCAGGTGCTGACGCGCAAGTTCACCGCGGCCGACACCACTTCGGGTATCGTTCCGGCTGTCCATATCAACTTTGATCAACTGGCAGCGGGCGCAAACAAAATTCATATCAGCAAGAGCGGGCAAGGAAGGCTCTACTGGTCCGCGCGCGGCGAGTACTACTCGACGGAGAAGAAAGATATCCAGAACAATCGCATTGCGCTCAGCATCACCCGCGATTACTTCCGCCTCATTCCGCAGAAGAAAGAGGACAAGATCGTGTACAAACTTGATCCGTTGACGGGCACGGTGCAGCCGGGCGATGTGATTGCGGTCAAACTCAACATCGGCGGCAGCGACTGGCGCTACCTGCTGATTGAAGACCCCATACCGGCTGGGACGGAGTTCATTGAGCGCGATGACTTGTATGACGTTCAGGACAAGCCCGGCTGGTGGGAATACTGGTTCTCGCGGCGTGAGTTCCACGACGACCGCGCAGTGTTCTTCCAGACCTATTTCAGTGGCCGGCACGATTACTTCTATCTGCTGAAGGTCGTGAATCCTGGTAAGTTCCGCGTCAGTCCGGCGCTGGTGCAGCCTATGTATCAGCCTTCCATCATTTCAACGACAGACACCACCCAAGTGGAGGTGAAGTAATGGCGGTCCAGTTTATCGGCGTCTTCAGTGATGCATTCAAAGCGGTGTGGAAGAACAAGCGGCTTTGGCTGCTGCACTTCGTGCTCAACGCCGTTATCGTGGTGGCGTCTGTTTTGTGGTTGAAAATCGGCGATGCCAGTGTTTGGCAACTCATCTTTGCGGCGGTTGTGGCTCTGCTCCTGGTGGTCACTGCTCTGTGGCTGCATGGCGGCACGCTCGCCTACTTCCTCGATGTGCACGGCAGCGGAGGCACTTCGCTTTCTGCCGGATTCAAGAATGGCCGGCGGCATCTGCTGGCGTTTGCAGCCTGGGCGATCATCTTTGCGATCATTATCTGTAACGCTTCCAAACTGGGAAATACAGATGCTTTTGATTCGTGGCTGCGCAGCTCTATGCCGGCGTTCCTGCGGCGGATGATCAGCCTCAATGCAATTGATGGGGTTGTGGGCTGGTCTGTAAATTTTCTCTTGTATGTGCTCATTCCCGGACTGTTACTGCCGTTTGCAGCGCAATTTGCCAACCATGGCTTCTCATCTCTGGGATCGAGCTTCAAAGCCTGGACCCGAACCGTGGGAAAGTTTTCTTACTGGATATGGTTCTGCATTCTTGCGCTGTTGGGAATCTATCTTCCTTATGTGATTGCCGCCAAGGCTCCGATTCCTGCGTCGCTCTGGCTCGACCATCTCAGCTTAGTTGTGCGTTTTGGGTTTGCTTTCGCATTGACTATCACCGCATGGCTGATGCTTACGTCAGTGCTGGGCCGCCTGGGTAGCGGAAAGGGAAGTGAGAGCCCCAGCGGGAATGCCCCGGCTTAACCATTGCATGACGTCGGCTTTGCCCCAACGGGCAACAAGATTTGCAACCGTTACTCTTGCAGAGGTATAAACCTGCTGCATCTGTTGCTGGTTTTGTGGGTTGCGCAAGGCAGCTTCCATCTGTTCGGGTGAAAACATGGGATGTTGCATGATCTCGTTGCGCTGGTCC
This genomic interval carries:
- a CDS encoding MG2 domain-containing protein yields the protein MRLQKRFATWLLAWLQVWLLLTSFLGASAKEPGAYFSVSSDRTYLPNEKAKIRVYANGVNALEFRLYRVNDPAAFFEKLDDVHSFGHVTSEGPVEEKTWIESFHDWKSSLWYRVRNFMRSQYSEESRSKIREAQAEAARSKLSTATVFAMVPLLNSKQLVARWSQEATSGEISETSEVPVDNLKAGVYIVEATDGTLRAYTVLVISELGFVTKTAPGQLLAYTVNRRSGVPVPDASIVLWGSKKEVVQLKSDSNGLAESAIQDPKLENTWILAQNGNDVAIVAPYSLNMSSNTGRDWTGFVYTDRPVYRPGHTVHLKGILRNLTGDRYKVPAGTPVQVTVTDPTSKTVFQKSLTLSPMGTVHADFDISPGAALGYYSISISPPTNEGGANGSFDVEEYKKPEYQVKVNPEKPLVLQGDPINATIDSRYYFGEPVANAKVTYVVHVSDYWSPYFDQDEEGMPQADEEGGGGEEGGGDQGDYYAGEQASEETGQLDANGQLKITIPTKVTKRKNDVRYRIEARVMDASNREISGFSYVLVPYGSFQVGVSAQSYFYRLGDRAQFNVQARDYNGKPVQTPVHVEISKYDWRAEEHKYKPIQSNDSQTDANGLANVSFKIPSAGDFAVRVTAKTPENREVSGETWVWIEGQGSDWYGGETREIKIIPDKKSYSVGDTAKLMLMTGVSDAHILITTEGHSIQSHQIVTAHGPTVNVEIPITADCQPNIFVGAVFVRDDQLYQASKNVKVPAVQQKLDIQIQPSKPQFQPGENASYSITVKDSKGNPVAGEFSVGVVDEAIYAIRPDTTDIVNAFYGSRWTEVQTESSLGFYFHGEAGKREMPIAGLGRAYRSLAQLKPANETLVQPKIRKAFPDTALWVAEVKTDASGHAQTNVAFPDSLTTWRATVRGVTSDTKVGSAVQRVIVRKNLMVRLAVPRFFRQGDEVVVSAIVHNYLEDTKTVHVSLDVTGLDVLQGATTEVTVPSKGEAKVDWRVKAQNVRQATLITKALTNEESDAMQLDLPVVPFGVKMADAKSGSVVSASGQQDVTINFPAGTELSSHSLDLSVTPSVAGTIFGALDYLTAYPYGCTEQTMSSFLPNIVVAKASQDLGLKSTINQGELQQKIRAGMDRLYDFQHDDGGWGWWKDDESAVFMTAYVVSGLSQAQAAGYDVKDGVISRGQDWLKGSLKKYPNMRTDLRAYVAYALTQSGSKDTDLLNTIWDSRGKASAQGLAITGLTLQIAGDARAKDVAEDLEKQAKSSDVEAWWDNSFDYLMEYEIDDSPETTAYAVKLLSLVKPQSPLLSKAAFWLATHRDDGYFWFSTKQTAMVVYGLTDYLKASRELNADFTVQVSVNDKQVLTRKFTAADTTSGIVPAVHINFDQLAAGANKIHISKSGQGRLYWSARGEYYSTEKKDIQNNRIALSITRDYFRLIPQKKEDKIVYKLDPLTGTVQPGDVIAVKLNIGGSDWRYLLIEDPIPAGTEFIERDDLYDVQDKPGWWEYWFSRREFHDDRAVFFQTYFSGRHDYFYLLKVVNPGKFRVSPALVQPMYQPSIISTTDTTQVEVK